Proteins encoded in a region of the Pseudomonas syringae KCTC 12500 genome:
- a CDS encoding TonB-dependent receptor, with amino-acid sequence MNNRSISRAPRFPVTRLALLISLNSLCLISPFIQADDDVPTSATAPASDNSAAMTLGTVSVIGQGETRQVQRVTQKDVKAYSAGTSPMKVLQRLPGVNFQSGDPLGREEGSQRISLRGFDMHHLGYTLDGVTLGNMSFGNFNGLSITRAIIAENIASSEVAPGIGSLGTASNSDLGGTIQFTSSNPDKEFGARLSQTLGSYDTSRTFMRVDTGEYNGLSAYVSGEKYDADAWKGHNNPQKSDAVNAKVNYNFGDNRVSFFHSTSSHDEANLPNMSKSIIQRLGYNWSYYTPDWTRAVNAANGIYSGGVTSANDATYNASSLRDDELDILNGNFSLTDDLVLDATAYHHHDSGRGNSYYPFVYTSGSTTVPSNSIRSTKYGIDRTGFQSSLTYYLGQHEIQGGFWIQSNKNDISRYLFDTTNATPQNHIVKTDGLPLAATVLDQSYNDLTRQFYLRDTYTLLDDRLKLEFGAKNTVTTSTAEGKGGGYASGSLQARDRFLPQVGATYKLDEDDEVFTSYSENMAAFPSGGYSPFFTTQSAVDAQNGFKDLKPETSKTVELGVRRSTKLYSASAAIYNTKFDNRLVAITNCTGIVICQNGVANVGSVTSRGLELSFGLTPNENWRWSNSMSYNHSTYDDDYASGGNTVHVKGKTVVDTPKLMYSSNLDWNWEHWNAGLQGSYISKRYYTYTNDSSVSGYWLANANLGYDFGKLGALKDTTLSLNMVNLFDKRYISTLNTDASAATDPAGNLQILQVGTPRSAFVTLGVKL; translated from the coding sequence ATGAACAATCGATCGATATCGCGTGCCCCTCGATTCCCGGTAACGCGCCTCGCGCTGCTGATTTCATTGAACTCATTGTGCCTGATCAGCCCGTTCATTCAGGCCGATGACGATGTGCCCACCTCGGCAACGGCGCCCGCCAGCGACAACAGCGCCGCCATGACGCTGGGCACGGTGTCGGTGATTGGTCAGGGCGAGACTCGCCAGGTGCAGCGCGTGACGCAAAAGGATGTGAAGGCTTACTCGGCAGGCACCAGCCCGATGAAGGTTCTGCAACGCCTGCCGGGGGTCAACTTCCAGTCCGGTGACCCGCTGGGTCGCGAGGAAGGCAGCCAGCGCATCAGCCTGCGCGGCTTCGATATGCACCACCTGGGCTACACGCTGGACGGCGTCACCCTCGGCAACATGAGCTTCGGCAACTTCAACGGGCTGAGCATCACCCGCGCGATCATCGCGGAAAACATCGCCTCCAGCGAAGTGGCACCCGGCATCGGCTCACTGGGCACGGCATCCAACAGTGATCTGGGCGGCACCATCCAGTTCACCAGCTCCAACCCCGATAAAGAGTTCGGCGCGCGTCTGTCGCAAACCCTGGGCAGCTACGACACCTCACGCACTTTCATGCGGGTCGATACCGGCGAATACAACGGCCTGTCAGCGTACGTGTCGGGCGAAAAGTACGACGCCGACGCCTGGAAAGGCCACAACAACCCGCAAAAGTCCGACGCGGTGAACGCCAAGGTCAACTACAACTTCGGCGACAATCGGGTGAGCTTCTTCCACAGCACCTCGTCTCATGACGAAGCCAACCTGCCGAACATGTCCAAAAGCATCATCCAGCGTCTGGGCTACAACTGGAGCTACTACACGCCGGACTGGACCCGCGCGGTCAATGCGGCCAACGGCATTTATAGCGGCGGGGTCACCAGCGCGAACGATGCGACCTACAACGCCAGCAGCCTGCGCGACGACGAACTGGACATCCTCAACGGCAACTTCTCGCTGACCGATGATCTGGTTCTGGACGCGACCGCCTATCACCACCATGACTCGGGCCGGGGCAATTCGTATTACCCGTTCGTCTACACCAGCGGCTCGACGACAGTGCCGAGCAATTCGATTCGCAGCACAAAATACGGCATTGATCGAACCGGTTTCCAGAGTTCACTGACCTACTACCTCGGCCAGCATGAAATTCAGGGCGGGTTCTGGATTCAGTCCAACAAGAACGACATCTCGCGTTACCTGTTCGATACCACCAATGCGACGCCGCAGAACCACATCGTCAAAACCGATGGCCTGCCCTTGGCGGCCACCGTGCTGGATCAGAGTTACAACGACCTGACCCGGCAGTTCTACCTGCGCGACACCTACACTTTGCTCGATGACCGCCTAAAACTTGAGTTCGGCGCGAAAAATACCGTGACAACCTCGACAGCCGAGGGCAAAGGCGGCGGTTACGCCAGTGGTTCGCTGCAAGCGCGGGACAGGTTTCTGCCGCAAGTAGGCGCAACCTACAAACTCGACGAGGACGACGAAGTCTTCACCTCTTACTCGGAAAACATGGCAGCGTTCCCGAGTGGCGGTTACAGCCCGTTCTTCACGACGCAGAGCGCCGTCGATGCGCAGAACGGCTTCAAGGACCTGAAGCCGGAAACCTCGAAAACCGTGGAGCTGGGTGTGCGCCGCAGCACCAAGCTGTATTCGGCCTCGGCGGCGATCTACAACACCAAATTCGATAACCGCCTGGTCGCCATCACCAACTGCACCGGCATCGTCATCTGCCAGAACGGCGTCGCCAACGTCGGCTCGGTCACCAGTCGAGGCCTGGAGCTGTCGTTCGGCCTGACGCCCAATGAGAACTGGCGCTGGTCCAACTCCATGTCCTATAACCACAGCACTTACGACGATGACTACGCCAGCGGCGGCAACACCGTTCATGTAAAAGGCAAGACCGTCGTCGATACACCGAAACTGATGTATTCGAGCAACCTGGACTGGAATTGGGAACACTGGAACGCCGGCTTGCAAGGCAGCTACATCAGCAAGCGCTATTACACCTACACCAATGACTCCAGTGTCAGCGGCTACTGGCTGGCAAACGCCAACCTCGGCTATGACTTCGGCAAACTCGGCGCCCTCAAGGACACCACGCTGTCGCTGAACATGGTCAACCTGTTCGACAAACGCTACATCTCCACCCTCAACACCGACGCCAGCGCAGCCACCGACCCGGCGGGCAACTTGCAGATTCTTCAAGTGGGCACACCGCGCAGCGCGTTCGTAACACTCGGCGTGAAACTCTGA
- a CDS encoding FMN-dependent NADH-azoreductase, whose amino-acid sequence MHILHIASSPRAERSVSLKLASRYLETFTSLHPESTVDALDVWTTDLLPFDGPALNAKYADLQGVQMSAEQQAVWKQIHALGERFHRADVILFSVPMWNFGIPYRLKHLIDAVSQRGVLFEFDAQGMRGLLKGKKVVVFASRGVALGEDFPTEAYDHQVAYLRTWARMVGIPAIDAVLSEATLADPATAEANFNAALAEASKLAADQSDLEGESVT is encoded by the coding sequence ATGCATATTCTTCATATCGCCAGCTCTCCCCGCGCCGAGCGCTCCGTTTCCCTGAAACTGGCCTCGCGCTACCTTGAGACTTTTACCTCACTTCATCCGGAATCCACTGTGGACGCTCTGGACGTGTGGACGACCGATCTTTTGCCCTTCGACGGTCCTGCCTTGAACGCCAAGTACGCAGACCTTCAAGGTGTGCAAATGAGCGCTGAGCAACAGGCAGTGTGGAAGCAGATCCATGCATTGGGCGAGCGTTTCCACCGAGCCGACGTCATCCTCTTCAGTGTGCCAATGTGGAATTTCGGTATTCCCTACCGCCTTAAGCACTTGATTGACGCCGTATCGCAGCGCGGTGTGCTGTTTGAATTCGATGCCCAAGGCATGCGTGGTCTGCTCAAAGGTAAGAAAGTGGTGGTGTTCGCCTCACGTGGGGTAGCGCTTGGGGAAGACTTCCCCACCGAAGCCTACGACCATCAGGTCGCGTACCTCAGAACCTGGGCACGGATGGTGGGCATCCCGGCCATCGACGCGGTGCTATCGGAAGCAACGCTCGCGGATCCCGCAACGGCAGAGGCTAATTTTAACGCAGCGCTGGCCGAAGCGTCGAAGCTCGCCGCGGACCAGTCTGACCTAGAAGGTGAAAGCGTTACTTAG
- a CDS encoding putative bifunctional diguanylate cyclase/phosphodiesterase yields MNFFKSLLPKSLTSRILAMLCILILTFLTTGLGLFYKNQLLQHIEEIQDTANMLIEVAAQAVEESVVIGDYDTIKRTLEKTLARSPFKSAMFIDLSGGVIRLEAASAPLGRAPAWIESEVAARLFDVNRPITVGGKDYGVMRLSFNAERIAAALYSLVIQATLFAGFFLLISLTLMGFMIKRSLAHLGKLYSYEAEIASGAVAAEAMLVADAPMEIQEAIKAVNRTAASMRNHFGLRIESLMNTLVQHKNALDEVSIVCEVSASGRITYVNERFVTSSQHSRAELLELTIDEVWTGMSSANEPWQWAPENEVWNGEVRLAGRTGKVAWHRRTVIPILDDLGGVEKYICIDIDITDRKEFEVAILDNARRQNLIALFGQQALTEENVSALGELAALTAAQGLNLSKAALRVVDRVNHEVIVTAEVGFAGVEIRSGYHNDFLNSTASSAGFVINSDSPDSRYTLLPCETVAACSIRSGLEVDISCREVFKGVLGVYASRDYRFTREDVSYLQTLANLLAAALERYDAKNKLTYLAENDSLTRLPNRWFLSNYLREIISRTTSAPDAVSVIFIDLDRFKAVNDTMGHSVGDQLLIQAGRRLRDCIDENSVVARLGGDEFSIVVTHKVYSESLIKSLATQVVDALGKPFNLGGQDIFVSASVGIANYPFDGRDTGVILKNADTAMYHAKKSGRNNFKFYDARMNESLTRRLQTETLLRGALERDEFILHFQPKVSLVDGRISGLEALLRWNHPEQGMISPADFIPILEDTGLIIPVGVWVIRKVCETLKSWEKNNIRLVPIAINLSVRQLQVKGLAETVKHIVEAYGINPALLEFELTESMLMIDPESAVEILRDIKSYGISLSVDDFGTGYSSLAYLKRFPLDALKIDRAFIKDITSNHEDAAITRAVIVLAHELGLNVIAEGVETVDQLELLVTYGCDQMQGYLFSKPVISEECAAMIKSSRSLDISFSESGVA; encoded by the coding sequence ATGAATTTCTTTAAAAGCCTGCTGCCCAAATCACTGACATCGCGAATACTGGCGATGTTATGCATTCTGATACTGACTTTTTTGACGACGGGCCTGGGCCTGTTTTATAAAAACCAGCTGCTTCAGCATATTGAAGAGATACAAGACACCGCTAATATGCTGATCGAGGTAGCCGCGCAAGCGGTCGAGGAGAGTGTCGTCATCGGCGATTACGACACCATCAAAAGAACCCTCGAAAAAACCCTGGCTCGCTCGCCGTTCAAGTCGGCCATGTTTATTGACCTGTCGGGTGGCGTCATTCGCCTTGAGGCCGCCAGTGCGCCGCTTGGAAGAGCGCCTGCATGGATAGAGTCTGAAGTCGCTGCGCGATTATTCGACGTCAATCGTCCGATCACTGTTGGCGGGAAAGATTATGGTGTGATGCGTCTGTCTTTCAATGCCGAGAGAATTGCTGCCGCACTCTACAGTCTTGTGATTCAGGCGACACTCTTCGCTGGGTTCTTTTTGCTGATCAGTTTGACGTTGATGGGATTCATGATCAAGCGTTCGCTTGCCCACTTGGGCAAGCTTTACTCTTATGAGGCAGAAATCGCTTCAGGCGCAGTGGCAGCAGAAGCCATGTTAGTCGCTGATGCTCCCATGGAAATACAGGAGGCGATAAAAGCGGTAAACCGTACTGCTGCGAGTATGCGCAATCACTTTGGGCTGCGTATCGAATCGTTGATGAATACCTTGGTGCAGCATAAAAATGCCCTGGATGAGGTGTCGATCGTTTGCGAAGTGTCGGCCTCCGGACGTATCACCTACGTTAACGAACGATTCGTCACAAGCTCACAGCACTCGCGAGCCGAGCTTTTAGAGTTGACGATCGATGAAGTCTGGACCGGCATGTCTTCGGCCAATGAGCCGTGGCAATGGGCACCTGAAAATGAGGTGTGGAACGGTGAGGTCAGGCTTGCTGGTCGTACCGGCAAGGTTGCATGGCATCGACGCACTGTCATACCTATTCTCGATGACCTGGGCGGCGTTGAAAAATATATCTGCATCGATATCGATATCACAGATCGAAAAGAGTTTGAGGTAGCGATTCTGGATAACGCCAGAAGGCAGAACCTTATCGCCTTGTTTGGCCAGCAGGCATTGACAGAGGAAAACGTCAGTGCTCTGGGTGAGCTGGCGGCACTGACTGCGGCGCAAGGATTGAACCTGAGCAAGGCCGCTTTACGGGTCGTTGATCGAGTGAACCATGAGGTCATCGTCACCGCGGAGGTTGGCTTCGCCGGCGTTGAAATCCGCAGTGGTTATCATAATGATTTTTTGAACAGTACTGCTTCTTCTGCCGGGTTTGTCATTAATTCTGATTCGCCTGATAGCCGTTACACGCTGCTTCCTTGTGAGACAGTAGCGGCGTGCAGTATTAGAAGTGGCCTGGAGGTTGATATCTCTTGCAGAGAAGTCTTCAAGGGCGTTCTTGGGGTGTATGCCAGCAGGGATTACCGCTTTACGCGTGAAGATGTCAGCTACCTTCAAACACTTGCCAACCTCTTGGCAGCCGCGCTTGAACGGTATGATGCAAAGAACAAGCTGACCTACCTGGCCGAAAATGATTCGCTCACCCGTCTGCCTAATCGCTGGTTTCTCAGCAATTATCTGCGCGAGATAATCAGTCGGACCACGTCAGCGCCAGATGCAGTAAGCGTCATATTCATAGATTTGGACCGGTTCAAAGCCGTGAATGACACCATGGGGCATTCAGTAGGCGATCAATTGCTTATCCAGGCGGGTCGACGCTTGAGAGACTGCATTGATGAGAACAGTGTGGTTGCGCGGCTGGGAGGCGATGAGTTTTCGATCGTCGTCACCCACAAGGTCTATTCCGAGAGCCTCATCAAATCGCTGGCGACCCAGGTTGTTGATGCGTTGGGTAAACCGTTCAACCTGGGCGGCCAGGATATATTCGTTTCAGCGAGTGTGGGCATCGCTAATTATCCGTTTGACGGGCGTGACACGGGCGTTATCTTGAAGAATGCGGACACCGCCATGTACCATGCGAAGAAAAGCGGCCGTAATAATTTCAAGTTTTACGACGCCCGGATGAACGAAAGTTTAACCCGGCGCTTGCAAACTGAAACGCTACTGCGGGGTGCACTTGAGCGCGATGAGTTTATTCTGCACTTTCAGCCCAAGGTCAGCCTCGTCGATGGCAGGATAAGTGGTCTGGAGGCTTTATTGCGCTGGAATCACCCGGAGCAAGGTATGATTTCTCCGGCCGATTTTATCCCTATTCTGGAGGACACGGGCCTGATCATTCCTGTCGGCGTGTGGGTTATCCGCAAAGTCTGTGAAACCCTAAAGAGCTGGGAAAAGAATAATATAAGGCTGGTGCCGATCGCCATCAATCTGTCCGTCAGGCAGCTTCAGGTGAAAGGCCTGGCCGAGACCGTCAAGCATATCGTTGAAGCATACGGTATCAACCCCGCTCTTTTAGAGTTCGAACTGACCGAGTCGATGCTGATGATCGATCCCGAGTCGGCAGTTGAAATACTCCGAGATATAAAGTCGTATGGTATAAGCCTTTCGGTCGATGATTTCGGAACGGGCTATTCCAGTTTGGCTTACTTGAAGCGATTCCCTCTTGATGCCCTCAAAATCGACAGGGCGTTTATCAAAGATATCACCAGCAATCATGAGGACGCCGCGATCACCCGGGCGGTAATCGTATTGGCGCACGAATTGGGTCTTAACGTCATCGCAGAAGGCGTCGAAACAGTCGATCAGTTAGAGCTGCTCGTGACGTATGGCTGCGATCAAATGCAGGGTTATCTTTTTAGTAAGCCTGTCATCAGTGAAGAGTGCGCTGCGATGATTAAATCGTCACGCAGTCTGGATATAAGCTTTTCTGAAAGTGGTGTGGCATAA
- a CDS encoding MotA/TolQ/ExbB proton channel family protein codes for MNTAYSVLITQSSMALLVIFSLVTWALLLGKTFQHWRLTRQNRRYATQFWAARDLKNALHLPNSEGSLARLTDAGAQALAAPHDSPDLGHSWNRQDLLERSLRQQIHKERRRLESGMILLASIGSTAPFIGLFGTVFGIIHALSAISQAKSASIAVVAGPIGEALVATGVGIAVAVPAVLAYNFFGRRLKLVIADLEEFAVDFLNLSQRNAFRLQPDHRDKTAPSLKGVS; via the coding sequence ATGAACACTGCTTACTCCGTACTCATTACCCAATCCTCAATGGCCCTGCTGGTGATTTTCTCGCTGGTGACCTGGGCGCTGTTGCTCGGAAAGACCTTCCAGCACTGGCGACTGACCCGGCAGAACCGACGCTACGCCACGCAATTCTGGGCCGCCCGTGACCTTAAAAATGCGCTGCACCTGCCGAACAGTGAAGGCAGCCTGGCACGCCTGACCGATGCCGGCGCGCAGGCACTCGCCGCGCCCCACGACTCGCCGGACCTGGGCCACAGCTGGAACCGCCAGGACTTGCTCGAGCGCAGCCTGCGTCAACAGATCCACAAGGAACGTCGTCGCCTGGAGAGCGGCATGATCCTGCTGGCATCGATCGGCAGCACCGCGCCCTTCATCGGCCTGTTCGGGACGGTGTTCGGGATCATTCATGCACTCAGCGCGATCAGCCAGGCCAAGTCGGCGAGCATTGCGGTGGTCGCCGGGCCGATTGGCGAAGCGCTGGTAGCGACCGGCGTTGGCATCGCCGTCGCGGTGCCTGCGGTGCTGGCTTACAACTTTTTCGGGCGGCGTCTGAAGCTGGTGATCGCGGACCTTGAAGAGTTCGCCGTGGATTTCCTCAACCTCTCGCAACGCAACGCCTTCCGGCTGCAACCCGACCACCGCGACAAGACGGCCCCGAGCCTGAAAGGAGTGAGCTGA
- a CDS encoding energy transducer TonB, which produces MSTLILSRRLPPRQLRHWPHQPVGNCNVAPSSLVVQQNGDNAPRTWPHAALAIALAIGLHAALAAWLMADHPQAPEPTPPMPITVQWMPPPVAPPVAQPTPPEPTPQPAPEPPAPAPKPAPLEPKPAELPKPKPKAQPRTATSKPVAKPVAPAPSVAAPTPAAAAPAPRPAPAAPQTTTAPIGRAGYLNNPPPVYPPAAARRHQEGTTMLRVHVLPNGRTDQVQVLQSSGVPALDEAAQAAVRQWTFIPAKRGDTPVEGWVNVPMAFKLAP; this is translated from the coding sequence ATGTCAACGCTGATACTGTCCCGCCGATTACCGCCGCGTCAGCTACGCCACTGGCCACATCAGCCTGTGGGTAACTGCAACGTTGCCCCATCGTCGCTTGTGGTCCAGCAGAACGGCGACAACGCACCACGCACATGGCCGCACGCCGCATTGGCGATTGCACTGGCGATCGGGTTGCATGCCGCGCTGGCCGCGTGGCTGATGGCCGATCACCCGCAAGCGCCCGAGCCGACCCCGCCGATGCCGATCACCGTGCAGTGGATGCCGCCGCCCGTGGCGCCGCCGGTTGCACAACCGACGCCGCCCGAGCCAACGCCTCAGCCAGCACCGGAGCCGCCTGCGCCAGCTCCCAAGCCCGCGCCACTCGAGCCCAAACCTGCCGAGTTGCCCAAGCCCAAGCCCAAGGCCCAGCCCAGAACCGCAACGAGCAAACCTGTCGCCAAACCTGTTGCGCCGGCACCTTCCGTCGCGGCGCCCACACCGGCTGCTGCAGCGCCAGCGCCAAGACCTGCACCAGCGGCACCACAGACCACCACCGCACCGATAGGCCGGGCCGGTTACCTGAACAATCCGCCGCCGGTCTATCCGCCTGCCGCCGCGCGCCGCCATCAGGAAGGCACGACGATGCTGCGCGTGCATGTGCTGCCCAACGGACGTACCGACCAGGTGCAAGTGCTGCAAAGCAGCGGCGTTCCGGCGCTGGATGAAGCCGCGCAGGCCGCCGTCCGGCAATGGACCTTTATTCCCGCCAAACGCGGCGACACCCCGGTAGAAGGCTGGGTCAACGTCCCCATGGCTTTCAAACTCGCACCCTGA
- a CDS encoding ExbD/TolR family protein, which yields MSFSTSNDDDAISDINITPLVDVMLVLLVTFIVTAPLLNNAIPLDLPQTVATTSLDQSDPVVVSVDASGSVFIDSQAVALEHLPEALQTLHSKDPDVAVSLRADQATGYGRVAQVLADVQKAGISRLSVITESP from the coding sequence ATGTCCTTCTCCACGTCCAATGATGACGATGCAATCAGCGACATCAACATCACGCCGTTGGTGGATGTGATGCTGGTACTGCTGGTGACCTTCATCGTCACCGCACCGCTGCTCAATAACGCCATACCGCTGGACCTGCCGCAGACCGTCGCCACCACCTCACTGGATCAGTCCGACCCGGTGGTGGTGAGTGTCGACGCCAGCGGCAGCGTATTCATCGACAGCCAGGCTGTAGCGCTGGAGCATCTCCCGGAGGCTCTACAAACCCTGCACAGCAAAGACCCGGACGTCGCCGTCAGCCTGCGCGCCGATCAGGCGACGGGTTACGGCCGCGTAGCGCAAGTACTGGCCGATGTGCAGAAAGCCGGCATCAGTCGCCTGTCGGTGATTACCGAAAGCCCCTGA
- a CDS encoding Fic family protein: MQQPIERAGYSWLINALDLRCVALDHECVIGSRPALSLPTGGVKIEVFTKGYAREHRPVDQMLFALSYEGVNIGVLERAFQNPAVRNDLTAAIVEKPASGYLRRLWYICEHIAGHQLPLPDAAQNIPYEHLLPPDKYFTGPEQMSRRHRVRMNLLGTPKLSALVTRQSWADDNLLNAQIVERMHDQMVDFSVSEIARAAQYLLTTETRSSYEIEHERPAPDRILRFVRVLEQAGQRSLDEEFLFDVHRIALATGRPDPSIGAYRYMQNWLGRGDLIHLIPPAPENVPEMMEEWFLMRERVMRSNAPALVKLNAIAHSFIYIHPFMDGNGRLSRFIMQDILANEGVKLQGIIMPISAGLLVNLETYIGALDALSRRILGATQYHRTDLASDPELDEAHDHLFAHLDFTDLQGEVNKSAARVLDGLMRDEVNHLVRRDRFKEQMNRELDLSNRDLELLIAVIYENSGHVSKRKRTGLFQHLTDEDIALAESIYADLHAPQATESK, translated from the coding sequence ATGCAGCAACCCATTGAGCGAGCCGGGTATAGCTGGCTGATCAATGCACTGGATCTTCGCTGCGTGGCGCTTGATCATGAGTGTGTCATTGGCTCGCGGCCTGCGCTCTCACTGCCCACTGGTGGCGTGAAGATAGAGGTCTTCACCAAGGGCTATGCCAGAGAGCATCGCCCCGTTGACCAGATGCTTTTTGCGCTCTCATACGAAGGGGTGAATATAGGCGTTCTGGAGCGCGCCTTTCAGAATCCGGCTGTTCGTAATGACCTGACTGCTGCAATCGTCGAGAAACCAGCCAGCGGCTATCTGCGCCGACTCTGGTACATCTGTGAGCACATTGCAGGCCACCAGTTGCCTTTGCCCGACGCGGCTCAAAACATACCCTATGAGCACCTGCTCCCACCGGATAAATATTTCACCGGCCCAGAGCAAATGTCGCGCAGACACCGGGTGCGGATGAATCTGTTGGGGACACCGAAGCTTTCGGCTCTTGTTACACGCCAGAGTTGGGCAGACGACAATCTTCTGAATGCACAAATAGTCGAGCGTATGCATGACCAGATGGTCGACTTCTCAGTCAGCGAGATTGCTAGAGCGGCGCAGTACCTGCTGACGACCGAGACCCGCAGTTCATACGAGATTGAGCACGAACGCCCGGCGCCTGATCGAATCCTGCGCTTTGTGCGAGTGCTGGAACAGGCAGGCCAGCGCTCGCTTGATGAGGAGTTCCTGTTCGACGTCCATCGAATAGCCCTCGCTACGGGGCGTCCTGACCCTTCCATTGGTGCTTACAGGTATATGCAGAACTGGCTTGGCCGCGGGGATCTGATCCACCTCATCCCGCCAGCGCCGGAGAACGTTCCTGAGATGATGGAGGAGTGGTTCCTGATGCGTGAGCGCGTTATGCGCAGTAACGCGCCAGCGCTGGTTAAATTGAATGCGATTGCGCACAGCTTTATCTATATCCACCCTTTCATGGACGGCAACGGCCGTTTGTCCCGCTTCATCATGCAGGACATCCTGGCTAATGAAGGTGTCAAGCTGCAGGGCATTATCATGCCAATATCTGCTGGCCTTCTGGTCAATCTCGAGACTTATATCGGCGCGCTTGATGCCCTGTCACGGCGGATACTCGGTGCTACGCAGTACCACAGGACGGACCTGGCCAGCGACCCTGAACTGGATGAAGCGCACGATCATCTGTTCGCTCATCTGGATTTCACTGATCTGCAGGGAGAGGTCAACAAGAGTGCTGCGCGGGTTCTGGACGGGCTCATGCGCGACGAAGTTAACCATCTCGTTCGCCGTGACAGATTCAAAGAGCAAATGAATCGCGAACTTGATCTGTCCAACCGAGACCTTGAGCTTCTAATCGCGGTGATCTACGAGAACAGCGGACATGTCTCCAAGCGCAAGCGGACCGGGTTGTTCCAGCACCTGACGGATGAAGACATTGCACTGGCGGAGAGTATCTACGCCGATCTGCATGCGCCTCAAGCGACAGAGTCTAAGTAA
- a CDS encoding phosphate/phosphite/phosphonate ABC transporter substrate-binding protein, which produces MIALSLVVSNVAASEELKVYNFSPVNQYNINLSASFWNPIIKYVSEKSGVNLTLKLGRTSSDTTSYVLAQEVDFAFTNHLFSPERDKMGWKVFGRRDAPALEGQIVVPADSPIHSLSELEGKEVVYPGPEAFIAYKVTSSELVKKKINTSTVFAGNMDGAFSQLLSGKAQAMGANSQLVSGYTEREGKSFRVLWSSASFNDLALMASPRVSKKERDAVANAFFNMQNDPDGSRVLREATELVHAPTPITFIPATEADYASYRDFYNSLPANLK; this is translated from the coding sequence ATGATCGCCCTGTCTTTGGTCGTGTCGAATGTGGCGGCTTCTGAAGAGCTTAAGGTGTACAATTTTTCGCCTGTCAATCAGTACAATATTAATCTTTCGGCCAGTTTTTGGAATCCAATTATTAAGTATGTGTCTGAAAAAAGCGGCGTGAATCTCACGCTGAAGTTAGGGCGAACTTCCTCTGATACAACCAGTTATGTGCTCGCGCAAGAAGTTGATTTCGCGTTCACCAACCATCTTTTTAGCCCCGAGCGCGACAAAATGGGCTGGAAGGTGTTTGGTCGCCGTGACGCGCCTGCCCTCGAAGGACAAATCGTGGTGCCTGCCGACTCGCCGATTCATAGCCTTTCGGAACTAGAAGGCAAGGAAGTGGTTTATCCAGGGCCCGAAGCGTTCATTGCTTATAAAGTGACAAGTTCGGAATTGGTCAAGAAAAAGATCAATACGTCTACTGTGTTCGCAGGAAACATGGACGGTGCTTTCAGCCAACTCCTTAGCGGCAAGGCCCAAGCGATGGGGGCCAACTCACAGCTTGTAAGCGGCTACACGGAGAGAGAAGGGAAGTCGTTCCGCGTCCTGTGGAGTTCGGCCTCGTTCAACGATTTGGCCCTCATGGCATCCCCTCGGGTTTCCAAAAAAGAACGTGATGCGGTCGCCAACGCATTTTTTAATATGCAAAACGATCCCGACGGTAGCAGGGTTCTTCGTGAGGCGACCGAGCTGGTGCATGCACCGACACCGATTACCTTCATTCCTGCGACGGAAGCGGATTACGCGTCCTATCGTGATTTTTATAATAGTTTGCCAGCAAACCTCAAGTAA